A single Leptospira barantonii DNA region contains:
- a CDS encoding DUF1566 domain-containing protein, with protein sequence MIKQIRRQHAKIKKEIRLLYTLSFCWVILFSNCLVGEGKKGFNFFFLPGSNISFPGDIPGSDSPIIPTTPVAPVGTLTYSTATTFYVSNTSGAIQYYDISWSSSLNASYELRTGATNCTDGTVNTNSAVTASTSTTNRINAIDLSPGSNGIKLCLKSPDGTLAWDNVSITGIRDDAAPSIGFSPGAGTFGSSIPNITLSCTDTGSSGCLAWAYRNDGTDPTIAADGTVGSGSTAYSSAFAVANNATTDVKVIAVDKAGNISAVSTSQYVVAVGNPTITINSVSKADMRSVDSSVIKWQSDLAGNYDIRLGGTNCTSGTNGVSLSLTGAAAANTEITSTISGAAPLAVGANSIRICLTTSGSNVGYNGTSINIDNTAPTFSSVSPADNSLSLSVDQNDFTFTFNEDMDVNLKPLPSHYDSGPSPNSLIPWPTMTGTWPDARTYKISLNSKLPELHTFYLLFASAVVANFKDKAGNSVTGSPIVSGTIQLDYRTVAETKVILITDTAQTSCYDVSGNLTSCTGSGQDSELSVMPYGLGTPTTNPGYPNDRITKDTINNVIWKTCPATYVWSGGTCIQDAVDPYNLALINRNTGSSILDLTWGDSIEYCLQLNLANSGAGFAGVKTWRLPTLSEQMGILTYEGPAGNATVQNSSFPGFIKSDYERYWTSTNAVSASTTNGMIGTDLGNTANAWGAWQISVFGGGTHMSHKGKSRSWYWPNYNALAMCIAD encoded by the coding sequence ATGATCAAACAAATCAGAAGACAACATGCGAAAATAAAAAAAGAAATTCGCTTATTATATACTCTTAGCTTTTGCTGGGTCATTCTATTTTCGAATTGTTTGGTTGGTGAGGGAAAGAAAGGGTTTAATTTTTTCTTTCTTCCGGGTTCTAACATTTCTTTTCCGGGGGATATTCCAGGTTCGGATTCTCCTATCATCCCTACTACACCCGTAGCTCCTGTGGGAACTCTTACATACAGCACCGCGACTACATTCTATGTGAGTAATACTTCCGGCGCGATTCAATACTATGATATTTCTTGGTCTTCGAGCTTGAACGCCTCTTACGAGCTTCGTACAGGCGCGACCAATTGTACGGACGGAACCGTAAATACAAATTCTGCGGTGACCGCTTCCACTTCCACCACCAACAGAATCAACGCGATTGATTTGAGTCCGGGAAGCAACGGAATCAAACTTTGTTTAAAAAGTCCCGACGGAACTCTCGCTTGGGATAACGTTTCCATCACGGGAATCAGAGACGATGCGGCGCCTTCGATCGGTTTTAGTCCGGGAGCGGGAACCTTTGGTTCTTCGATTCCGAATATCACCTTATCTTGTACCGACACGGGTTCTTCCGGTTGTCTTGCTTGGGCTTATCGTAACGACGGAACCGATCCTACGATCGCCGCGGACGGTACGGTCGGTTCAGGTTCCACGGCTTATTCTTCTGCTTTTGCGGTGGCGAATAACGCAACTACGGACGTTAAAGTGATCGCAGTAGACAAAGCGGGAAATATCAGCGCGGTCAGCACGAGTCAATACGTCGTCGCAGTGGGAAATCCTACGATCACCATCAATTCCGTTTCCAAAGCCGATATGAGAAGCGTGGATTCGAGCGTTATCAAATGGCAATCGGATCTTGCCGGAAACTACGATATTCGTTTGGGTGGAACCAATTGTACTTCCGGCACGAACGGAGTTTCTTTATCCCTCACCGGCGCGGCGGCCGCAAACACCGAGATTACCAGCACGATCAGCGGCGCTGCCCCGCTTGCAGTCGGTGCGAACTCGATTCGAATCTGCCTCACCACATCGGGAAGTAACGTGGGATACAACGGAACGTCGATCAACATCGACAATACCGCGCCAACCTTTTCTTCCGTTTCGCCGGCAGACAATTCATTGAGCTTAAGCGTGGATCAGAACGATTTCACGTTTACCTTTAACGAAGATATGGACGTAAATCTAAAACCGCTACCGTCGCATTATGACAGCGGTCCGAGTCCGAACAGCCTGATTCCATGGCCTACGATGACGGGAACGTGGCCCGATGCCAGAACCTACAAAATATCGTTGAATAGTAAATTACCGGAATTGCATACGTTTTATCTTCTATTTGCGAGTGCAGTGGTTGCAAATTTTAAAGACAAAGCGGGAAACTCCGTTACAGGCAGTCCGATTGTTTCCGGAACGATTCAATTAGATTATAGAACCGTCGCTGAAACCAAAGTAATTCTTATCACGGATACAGCTCAAACAAGCTGTTACGATGTTTCGGGAAACTTAACGTCTTGCACCGGTTCCGGTCAGGATTCGGAACTCAGTGTTATGCCTTACGGTCTTGGAACACCTACTACAAATCCTGGATATCCGAACGATCGAATTACAAAAGATACGATCAACAACGTGATCTGGAAAACCTGCCCTGCGACGTATGTTTGGTCCGGCGGGACCTGCATTCAAGACGCAGTTGATCCTTATAACTTGGCTTTGATCAACAGAAACACGGGATCGTCAATCTTGGATTTAACGTGGGGAGATTCTATCGAGTATTGTTTACAACTCAACCTCGCCAACTCAGGCGCGGGGTTTGCCGGTGTAAAAACTTGGAGATTGCCGACCCTTAGCGAACAGATGGGAATTCTTACCTATGAAGGCCCTGCCGGAAACGCAACGGTCCAGAACTCGAGTTTCCCAGGTTTTATCAAAAGTGACTACGAAAGATATTGGACCTCTACGAACGCCGTCAGCGCTTCGACAACCAATGGAATGATCGGAACCGACTTAGGAAACACGGCGAACGCTTGGGGAGCATGGCAAATCTCCGTATTTGGAGGAGGGACCCATATGAGCCACAAAGGGAAGTCGAGATCTTGGTACTGGCCAAACTACAATGCATTAGCTATGTGCATCGCTGATTAA
- a CDS encoding DUF1566 domain-containing protein, protein MKSLKPFILLTILLGIIETLTAIGGPYTDPNDGTINDTGNRILWRKCGRGRGTLAMNYTNCGSVSGPAETSDWATAVAYCRNLGITLGDGRQWRLPSVKELISIVDYSKTTKPIINQTLFPNTAEGRFWTSTNSFVAGNSPVISSTGFDNADPKEYVASANNSMQNYKIPEGTAYRSMAYIVDFMIGGVVEKPKTDTNGYVRCVSGPY, encoded by the coding sequence ATGAAATCACTGAAACCATTTATACTTCTTACCATCTTACTTGGAATCATCGAAACATTAACCGCCATCGGTGGCCCCTATACGGACCCGAACGACGGAACGATCAACGATACGGGCAACCGCATTCTCTGGAGAAAGTGCGGAAGAGGACGCGGAACTTTGGCCATGAACTACACGAATTGCGGTTCTGTTTCCGGACCCGCAGAAACGAGCGATTGGGCAACGGCAGTCGCGTATTGTCGCAACCTCGGAATAACGTTAGGAGACGGTAGACAATGGAGATTGCCCAGCGTAAAGGAACTGATATCGATCGTAGACTATAGCAAAACGACAAAACCGATCATCAATCAGACTTTGTTTCCGAATACGGCGGAAGGAAGATTTTGGACTTCGACAAATTCTTTCGTTGCCGGAAATTCCCCGGTCATATCGAGCACTGGGTTCGACAATGCAGATCCAAAGGAATATGTGGCAAGTGCCAACAATAGTATGCAAAACTATAAAATTCCTGAAGGTACAGCATATCGATCCATGGCATATATCGTGGACTTTATGATCGGAGGTGTTGTGGAAAAGCCGAAAACGGACACGAACGGATACGTTCGTTGTGTAAGCGGACCGTATTAA
- a CDS encoding AraC family transcriptional regulator, with product MEEVKYYSLAAMLYFMIAAFGIFKRNKQKNLGAPVLFFLMACVFWSFTATIFITENTLAKKLAQYFYAYFSVTIAFFFMSLAANAKNGVFQCIYEEFSALRKLLLRSFAVTAAIVVAWDLLDEFKIPNLSEMISLGTFVFFVYLLFQIVIPLRSSKNKAAMVRILPSVGVLLIIKLTEVFRYFEGAKFIEPLNTINYYFLILSPIILSEFVPMISDLQRTQNDFLLRDSENEDDGDKNLAQRDANQEKRSLLEDLNIEKVESKLTELMQSEKIHLDEELRLPSLASEMGLSVHHLSAFLNEHMGMNFNSFINHHRVKEAKVMLLEEPDRSILSIGMAVGFSSSSAFHRAFLKETKKSPKAFREENLPNYKSKEDEMEDLDSRYSHSI from the coding sequence GTGGAAGAGGTTAAATATTATTCTTTAGCGGCAATGTTATACTTTATGATTGCCGCATTCGGGATTTTTAAAAGGAATAAGCAAAAGAATCTCGGCGCCCCGGTGCTGTTTTTCTTGATGGCTTGTGTTTTTTGGTCTTTTACGGCCACGATTTTTATCACGGAAAATACTCTCGCAAAGAAGTTAGCCCAGTATTTTTACGCTTACTTTTCGGTAACGATCGCTTTCTTTTTTATGAGTCTCGCGGCAAACGCGAAGAACGGTGTTTTTCAGTGTATCTATGAGGAATTCTCCGCACTTCGAAAATTACTTTTGAGAAGTTTTGCGGTAACTGCGGCGATCGTAGTTGCTTGGGATCTGCTCGACGAATTCAAAATTCCGAATTTATCGGAAATGATTTCCTTGGGAACTTTCGTATTTTTCGTTTATCTTTTGTTTCAGATCGTGATCCCTTTGCGTTCTTCTAAAAATAAGGCGGCGATGGTGAGAATTCTCCCTTCCGTCGGAGTATTGTTGATCATCAAACTCACCGAGGTATTTCGTTATTTCGAAGGTGCGAAATTCATCGAACCGCTCAACACGATCAATTATTACTTTCTCATTCTTTCCCCGATCATTCTGAGCGAGTTTGTTCCGATGATTTCCGATCTTCAAAGAACTCAGAATGATTTTCTGTTGCGTGATTCCGAAAACGAAGACGATGGAGATAAGAATCTTGCGCAAAGGGACGCGAATCAAGAAAAACGATCCCTTTTAGAAGATCTCAATATCGAAAAGGTGGAAAGTAAACTTACGGAATTGATGCAAAGTGAAAAGATTCACTTGGATGAGGAGCTTAGACTTCCTTCTTTGGCATCCGAAATGGGGCTTTCCGTACACCACTTATCCGCATTCCTCAACGAACATATGGGAATGAATTTTAATTCCTTCATCAATCATCACAGGGTGAAAGAAGCCAAGGTGATGTTGTTGGAAGAACCGGATCGTTCCATTCTTTCCATAGGAATGGCAGTCGGTTTTAGCTCTTCCTCCGCGTTTCACAGGGCTTTTTTGAAAGAGACTAAAAAGTCTCCGAAGGCGTTTCGTGAGGAGAATCTTCCGAACTACAAAAGTAAAGAAGATGAAATGGAAGATTTAGATTCCAGATATTCCCATTCTATTTAA